From Pan paniscus chromosome 6, NHGRI_mPanPan1-v2.0_pri, whole genome shotgun sequence, one genomic window encodes:
- the RBAK gene encoding RB-associated KRAB zinc finger protein — MNTLQGPVSFKDVAVDFTQEEWQQLDPDEKITYRDVMLENYSHLVSVGYDTTKPNVIIKLEQGEEPWIMGGEFPCQHSPEAWKVDDLIERIQENEDKHSRQAACINSKTLTEEKENTFSQIYMETSLVPSSIIAHNCVSCGKNLESISELISSDGSYARTKPDECNECGKTYHGEKMCEFNQNGDTYSHNEENILQKISILEKPFEYNECMEALDNEAVFIAHKRAYIGEKPYEWNDSGPDFIQMSNFNAYQRSQMEMKPFECSECGKSFCKKSKFIIHQRAHTGEKPYECNVCGKSFSQKGTLTVHRRSHLEEKPYKCNECGKTFCQKLHLTQHLRTHSGEKPYKCSECGKTFCQKTHLTLHQRNHSGERPYPCNECGKSFSRKSALSDHQRTHTGEKLYKCNECGKSYYRKSTLITHQRTHTGEKPYQCSECGKFFSRVSYLTIHYRSHLEEKPYECNECGKTFNLNSAFIRHRKVHTEEKSHECSECGKFSQLYLTDHHTAHLEEKPYECNECGKTFLVNSAFDGHQPLPKGEKSYECNVCGKLFTELSYYTEHYRSHSEEKPYGCSECGKTFSHNSSLFRHQRVHTGEKPYECYECGKFFSQKSYLTIHHRIHSGEKPYECSKCGKVFSRMSNLTVHYRSHSGEKPYECNECGKVFSQKSYLTVHYRTHSGEKPYECNECGKKFHHRSAFNSHQRIHRRGNMNVLDVENL, encoded by the exons ATGAACACATTGCAG GGGCCAGTGTCATTCAAAGATGTGGCTGTGGATTTCACCCAGGAGGAGTGGCAGCAGCTGGACCCTGATGAGAAGATAACATACAGGGATGTGATGTTGGAGAACTACAGCCATCTAGTTTCTGTGG GGTATGATACCACCAAGCCAAACGTCATCATTAAATTGGAGCAGGGAGAGGAGCCGTGGATAATGGGAGGTGAATTTCCATGTCAGCACAGTCCAG aagCCTGGAAAGTTGATGACCTGATAGAGAGAATCCAAGAAAACGAAGACAAACATTCAAGGCAAGCTGCTTGTATCAACAGCAAAACCCTGACTGAAGAGAAAGAGAATACATTTAGTCAAATTTACATGGAAACAAGCCTTGTTCCTTCAAGCATAATAGCTCATAATTGTGTCTCATGTGGAAAGAATTTAGAATCTATTTCGGAATTAATTAGTAGTGATGGAAGCTATGCCAGGACAAAACCTGATGagtgtaatgaatgtgggaaaacATATCATGGAGAGAAAATGTGTGAATTTAATCAAAATGGGGATACCTATTCtcacaatgaagaaaatattcttcagaaaATTAGTATTTTGGAAAAACCCTTTGAATATAATGAATGCATGGAAGCCTTAGACAATGAGGCTGTTTTTATTGCTCATAAGAGAGCTTACATAGGGGAGAAGCCCTATGAGTGGAATGATTCTGGACCAGACTTCATACAGATGTCAAATTTTAATGCATATCAGAGATCACAAATGGAAATGAAGCCCTTTGAATGCAGTGAATGTGGAAAATCCTTCTGTAAAAAGTCAAAATTCATCATCCACCAGAGGGctcacacaggagagaaaccttatgaatgtaatGTATGTGGGAAATCCTTCAGCCAAAAGGGAACCCTCACTGTACATCGGAGATCACACTTAGAGGAGAAGCCCtataaatgtaatgaatgtgggaaaaccTTTTGTCAGAAGTTACACCTCACTCAACACCTAAGAACTCATtcaggagagaaaccctacaaatgtagcGAATGTGGGAAAACCTTCTGCCAAAAGACACATCTCACCCTACACCAGAGGAATCATTCAGGAGAGAGGCCCTATCCATGTAACGAATGTGGGAAATCCTTCTCCCGCAAGTCCGCTCTCAGTGACCATCAGAGAACTCACACAGGAGAGAAGCTttataaatgtaatgaatgtgggaaatccTACTACCGAAAGTCTACTCTGATTACACATCAGAGAACACACACAGGAGAGAAGCCCTATCAGTGTAGCGAGTGTGGGAAATTCTTTTCTCGGGTGTCATACCTCACTATACATTATAGAAGTCATTTAgaagagaaaccctatgaatgtaatgaatgtggcaaaaccttCAATTTAAATTCAGCCTTCATTAGACATCGGAAAGTACACACAGAAGAGAAATCCCATGAATGTAGTGAATGTGGAAAGTTCTCTCAGTTGTATCTCACCGACCATCATACAGCTCATTTAgaagagaaaccctatgaatgtaatgaatgtgggaaaaccTTCCTTGTAAATTCAGCCTTCGATGGGCACCAGCCACTTCCAAAAGGGGAGAAATCCTATGAATGTAATGTATGTGGAAAGTTATTCACTGAGTTGTCATACTATACTGAACATTATAGAAGTCATTCAGAAGAGAAACCTTATGGGTGTAGTGAATGTGGGAAAACCTTTTCCCATAATTCATCCCTCTTCAGACATCAAAGAGTACACACAGgcgagaaaccctatgaatgttaCGAATGTGGAAAATTCTTCTCTCAGAAATCATATCTCACTATACATCATCGAATTCATtcaggagagaaaccctatgaatgtagtAAATGTGGAAAAGTCTTCTCTCGGATGTCAAACCTCACTGTCCACTACAGAAGCCATtcaggagagaaaccctatgaatgtaatgaatgtgggaaagtCTTTTCTCAGAAGTCATACCTCACTGTACACTATAGAACTCATtcaggagagaaaccctatgaatgtaatgaatgtgggaaaaaATTCCACCACAGATCAGCCTTCAATAGCCATCAGAGAATTCATAGAAGAGGAAATATGAACGTACTTGATGTGGAAAATCTCTGA